ATGCTAAAGTTGCTCTAAATGTGAGTTATATAAATAAGTCGCAAGTCATTCTGCACTTTTTCACGTATAAAATTATAAGGAGAAGAGTAGTGTACTACTACTAGTCTATGATAACGTTTTTGAAGATCTCCAACTAATTGTACTAATCACTATCCCTGGCCACTCTTCTATAAATTGGCAAGAGATGGAACTAGAGCTGCACCAGCGTTTATACAGTAGGCAACATACATTGCTTCAACTTAAGCTTGAAGATGATGAGATCAATGTCTTACTACAACGTTGGAATATTGTGTCTTGTAGTTTTTCTTGTTGTGGTCAGGGAAACCCAGGTGGGCGAGGCAGCCGTGACTTGTAACCCAATGGAGCTAGCCCCGTGCGCCGCCGCAATCATGTCCTCGAACTCTCCCACCGCCGTGTGTTGCGGAAAACTCAAGGAGCAGAGCCCTTGCCTCTGCCAGTATGTGAAGAACCCCAACCTCCAGAAGCTTGTCAACTCCCCAAACGCCAAGAAGGTCGCCGACACTTGTGGTTCCCCATTCCCCACATGCTAAGCTTGATTAGCCTTCAATCTCAGCTACCACTTTCTAATATATTGTCTTAATTATCAGCCGCTAATAACCAATAGTAGTGGTGTATTTTGTGCTTGTGGGAGATGGATTTATCATGAATTTCAAAGTTGTTTGTGAGGAAGCCTTGAACTTGAAGGTATATTAATGAAGCTTTTTACCAAGTTTTTTTACGTAGGCCTACAGTTAAATCCATCTTTAGCGTTACATTTCACTCCAGCATAAATGTCCAGCTCATTGAGCTCAAGaaacttgatctaattttcTTACAAAAGAAACTTAATGGATccgttgattaaaaaaaaataaaacattcgGATTGTTCGCCGATCTGTtgacaaaaagtaaaaaatccAGTTCATTTAAATAGGTCGGCAATAAGGTTAGCATTGCATTATGACGACTGTTGTATGCCACTAAAGttgaaaggaaaattttataaggtgaCAATAAAGTTGGCAATGCTTTATTGGCATGAAATGTTGGGTGTTCAAGCATCAATAGTGCAAAAAATGAATATAGCGGAAATGAGAATACTTTGTTAAATGTGTGGGCATATAAGAAAAGACAATATTAAGAATGAGAATAACTTAAGTAAAATGGGACTGGCTGCAATTAAAGATAAAATGAGGGAAAATCGGTTAAGATGTTTTGGACAAGTGAAACGAAGATCTAAGATGCTCCAATTAAAAAATGCGATTATAAGACAAAGGCTCAAGACAAAAAAGGTTTGGAGcaaaagaggtagagaaaacctaggaagacttggaaataGACTTTAAGAAAGGACAGTACTTGGAGCTAACTGAAGATTTGGTGCAAAACTGAGCTCAGTGATGTTTTAGGATTCATCGCCAACCCCACTTAATCGAAtaagattttgttgttgttattgtattTAAATAGCACCATTGATGTCAATTAGTACTGCTAtgtagtgatatttctcttcacttgtagaTGAAGTTAGATTCGATTTTCGCCAAAAGCGAATTCAAACTAAGGGCAAATtcgaaccaaattattcttagtAGCCTACCTATCCTCATGTACTCGAGTTTGaaactttcaattttctttttgcaGTGCATCACAATAGAGAGAGATGATAAATTTTGAAGTATCTAATCGATATCTGATAATTATGTCGTTCACTTTTTATCGATATGTTTTTAGATATTTGTTATTGATTTGGTTTATCATCATTTTTGACAATTACTTAACAAAACAACGAGTCCCCTAGAGTTAGTTCCTCTCCGACTAAAATTTTTTTTGGGTGCTGTTGCCTGATCCAGAGAACCAATGTCGAACGTATAATACCAAAACACAACATACATAAGTCAAGAAATATGGGAAATCAAGCAACCAGCAAAAGTTGGGGAATATATATGACTGGGGAATTACTTCCACTTCTAACATCCATATGATGACATAGCATATACAAGTCTTTAGCTCATTTCATATTTGCTCCATCCATTTCTTTCCCCTCGATCGACAAAAGCCACCAAAACTGCAGAACTAATAGCGGAATTATACCTTCTGAAATCCACTGGcttgttgttgctgctgctcATGCTGCCCGTAGTTAGAACTGCTCATGTCAAGGCCTTCATTTCGGTGCTTCTCCCATCCCCCAGTATCAGCTTTGGAATGTGCCCAGTAGTAAAGACTTGACCCTGCCAGTGACAACAGTGTAAGAGCAGCACCGGCGGCAAACACCCCTTTGCGCAGAGTAGAACAAGACAAGTCATCTGCATTGAAGATTCCCCGGTACTTGGTGTGGTATGCATTCTTTGCCGACCCAGCCAACAAGCACGCCTCCGCTCCCAAAAAGGTTGTCCTGAGTCATTCACAGTTCAGAAGCTTCAGATTTTGGTTTAGCAAAATGAAGCAAATGGGATTTGCCATTTACACAAACACAATACTAGAGTAGAGAACAACATTCACTCATGGATCAAGCACAGTACACTAACAAcgcaacaacaaagccttatctcACTAAATGAAGTTGCCTATATAAATCTTAGAACGTCATGGTACTCGGTTTTGCGTCTAAGTCTTTAGTTAGCTCCAAATCAGATTCCAGAAAAATACAAACAATTAAAAGTAAATGTCAATGTGTAACAACTCAACAAGCAAGCAATTAGATCATCCAAAGGAACAACATACTAAACAAGTGACCAAGTCAATTACTTTGACTATTTCTAAGATATGGAACGATTAAGACCGTTGATCAAATAATTAAACTAAGATTAAGACCCAATTAAAAATGGTTAAGGAGAGGGGGATAAAATGGGTAAAATTAccaggagaagacgaagaagaagacggTCCAAGTGGTGGAGGAGCCAGTGACTAGACCTTTGCCGCAGCAGAGGCACCTGGTGACGCCGTTAATCACCGCCTGGCTGACCAGAAGCAGCCCACACGCCGCTAATCCGTACACCGTGGAGGCGTCCGTGCCGTACACGCAGTAGGTGCGCTCGTCGTACTCATCGGGCACTATCTTCGCCTAATTCAGAGacacaaacacaaacagtaACAGTTAGGGTTTGAAGtacttaaatataaaaattaaaaattaaaacttaaaacggACAGACAGAGGGAGATGGGGGTGGGTACCGTGCTACGGCGTCGTTCAGCGCCGACGGCAAAGATGAAGGCGATGAGGTGGAGGGAGGTGACGATGGCGACTATGGGTATTGAGACTGCCATTGTTGTCTCTCCCTGCAAGCGTGTGGCGTTGGTAAACTGAAATATCTCTCTCTgcttttgaagaaaaagaaaagaaatttgggcaactttcttttccttttgtttatttttgggtATTGGCGAAGAAAAATGGGGAATTTGTCGCTGCTTTTTAGAtgaggttggatttgaatttccTACATTTCGAGTTTCAAGCTTCAAACTTTTTACAAGGATCAAGGAGTGAGTGAGCTCTGCGCTGCTCGTCTAACAACAAATTAAATTGTGGCACAAATTGATTCATTTTTCAAGTATATGGCAATTGTTGAATAATTAGCAATTTTTCCCTATAATTTTGAGGTTAAAATGTTCTTCTCTAAAAGATAACTAGTCTCTTGCCACACGCGTATGCGTGTGACAATTAATCTTTACGCTGAGTTATTATAGGTCTTTGTTTTCCACATTTTCAGTTTGTTGGGAATGCATTTCTATACACCAAACGTATAAATATTATAAACttaaacgaaaaaaaaattcaaataattatatCATTGTACTTTTTATACCGGATCATATTTCTATCccattaaattttgttttcattaccTGAGAATGAAATTAAGTTATTCaactctttgtatttaaaaaaaaaaaaaaaaactaaccgcacgatatacgaacAGACACGATTGATTAATCACTGATTTCTCACAAAAAAAGATAGGAGAGAATCCTTGTCCGTGGATGTGGGACCCTTTTTTTAACATGTATCCGGATAATAGGTTTTGGACAGGCTGCAAGAGAGCGGGTTGGATTGTCGGATTGCCAGATTCCCCGGTTCTCAAACCGGAAATAGCAGGTCACCCTTTTAAATCTTGGATGTTGATTGGTCCCCGCGCCACTGTCCACATCACTAAACCAGCAACAACTATATAATCTCAAAACTACCCCTTCTATATTGGGCCAACACTAAAAAATAGCAGCCCATCATATCTTGGGCCTCTACTGTATGTTAGATATGGTTATGGGCCAGCATTGTGTACCTTTTTCAAGAAACCCACCACTAGTGAAAGTGAAACCCTGCAAATAAGATAGAAGCTTATATCGAAGATGTTACTGTGCAGTGCATGCTGGACTTCATGGATTATTTCTACGTGACAGTACATAACATGTCATTCCATTGTTACTCTCCCTTCAAGTAATTCTTCTTTTCTATAAACCCTTCCATACTTCAATTTTGTTCAACTATAAATCATTGTTGAATAGATGTTCAATCCACATAAGCGAGCACACTAAAGTTCACATATTGATACTCGCGTTATTTTTGTATCTCATTAATGCTTTGATCCACATAAATGATCGTATCAATGTTCACCTATTGGTACTCGTGTTTACGAAAACACGATTAAGTGATTCTCAGTTTGACTTTTGGATTTAAGGCATCATCCAAAATCCTAATAATTAGTAATTATCCAAATTCCCTAAGACAACGCTAAGCTAAACAAGATGGCACGAAAATAAAGGATAATTGGCCAATTCCTTTGGCAAACATATGTTGGATACGCGGCGCCTAGACGAATACAACGCAACACGCTCACCaaaccaaagaaagaaagaaaatccaaGCCATCaaacaaggaaacaaaacgaCATGGACAAATCAATCTTCCCAGATTTTCGTCTCCATTCACACTATCACATATATAATCAGCAATTAATCAGCATTACACACCTCAGTCTTAAGACTTGAGTCCGAAAATTCCAATCAATTAATTACTAagcactctttctctctctctctatatatacacacacgcacgcacgcacacactctctctctctttcgctCTCTGTGCAATTGGTCACTGTGCATCCACAATCCATGGCTAATTCAGATTTGTCCACGGTTTTGCCTCGGGTTCTTAACGTCTCCCGACGAACCGTCCGCaagaacaagtttgtagattTTGTGGGTTAGTTTCCATCTGTTTCCATATATATTGCTCAAACTATTGATTCCGTCACGTATTTTTCACACATCTTGTGTTATTAGGtagtttttctatttttggacGTTACATTGCTCAGATTTTCAGATGTTGATTTTCCTTGTTCAACAATAAAATTATATGTTCTTTCTTGATTTTGAGCGTTATTCTTATTTAATCTAATCGGAGAATTCGAAATATAGTGCAAAGGGAGTATTGTTTTATTaaaccaaactttgatacaaaTGGAGAGAATATTGCTGTTGCCAACTCAGCTAAATGCTGACGTGCAAAAATTATCGTTTGTTAAACCAACCATGTGTGTTAATTAAAAACGTGTTTTTCAACATATGGGACAGGAGAATATCATCTAGACCTAATAGTAAGCTATAGCAGTACCTGTCATCGTCCCAAGAGTCAGCGGAGTCCACATGCTGCTCCAAAGCTTCGAGCCAATCCACGGAGTCCTTCTCTGCGAAGGCGAAGACATCGATCCATCCCATTACGATGCGCAGCTCTCCGGTTTCTCTCCCGGAGAGCTAGAAGAGATCAGAAAGCTCCATGATAGCGACACCGCGATCGACAAAGAGAAAGATTCAATAGAACTAGGGCTTGCAAAGCTATGCCTAGAAAGAAACATCCCGTAATAGGGAATAGGCAGAGGCTCCCAAGTCCTTAACGTCGCGTGTGGCGGCACGCTCTATCAAGACGTTGAGAGCGAGCTCTCGAAAGAATGCCCGGAAAATACTCGAAGAGTTGCTCACATAAGCTATGAGAATTACGACGAGCATAGGCATGTGGTGAAGGTGGTGGAAAATACACCTTTGCATGGATGGTTTAAAGACTCCTTGGATGGTGAGAGAATGGAGATATCTGTGAATAGTTATCACCATCAGGGGGTGAAGAGATTGGCGCCGCGGTTCGTGCCGATGGCTTTCTCTCCGGATGGTTTGGTTGAAGGATTTTATGATCCGGATGCTTATAATCCCGACGAGGGTATCATGGGGCTTCAATTTCATCCGGAGAGAATGCGAAAACTCGATTCGGATGATTTTGAGTATCCAGGATGCCCGTCCGCATATCAGGCACGAACTGAATTTCTTCTAGTTTGTcatgtttttggtttgttttttgcCAATTTTATGGTCAAAATTAGTTGTATCTGCAGGAATTTGTCAAAGCAGTGAGAGCTTACGAAAAGAAGCTCAATGGAACCACAGCATGTGTGCCAAAATCTCCAAAGCTTAACCATGATCAAGAGATGAAGAGAAGGAACATCGTAACGAGCCTCTCAGTAGCAAGAAACATGTACTCGAAGCGTGGAATTGTTTCCGGAAGAGAGTCTGATCAACTCGACGTCGGAGCTGAGTTTCTGGAGGTCAGTATTAAAACATCTCCACACAGCATAACCAACCCGCAACATAGTTTCGAGTTCTTGTAGGTCGTCATGATAGTTCGATTTTAATGGTGTGTTGTTCCGAACGGTGTGATATCAGGCGAATACGGCATTGAGCTTGCAGCAAGAGAGAAGGCTGAAGCAGATGGGGGCAACAGTAAGAAACGCTTCTGCATACATGAAACAACTGAAGATGTgcgaggagagggagaaagttGCGAAGGCCATCATCGGGAAGATGTCGATAGAGCAGATATCTGACCTGACGTCGTTTTATCGGACGATGAGTCGGATATGCTCCGAGGCTTTGAAGACAAAGTTTCATGACTTGCTGTTTGAAAACGATGCTGACTAATTTCTCCTCACTTCCAATTCGTTATGAAAGAGATGCTTCCcttataaatatgagcttaaaACACGAGATTAATATAAAAACTCTTCTTCCAGCTGCCATGACAAAAGAATGACGACCGACTCCCTGAACTCGATTTCATTTAGCAAGAGAAACATAGATTACAAACCAGACAGATAAGCAGCAACAACACGCTTAAAGCCTTATCTCATTAAGTGATGTCGGCTGTAAAACAGCACGTTTAATCATCAGGCAACAGCTAACAAAACTCTTAAAAACACATTTCCATAATTTGATGCAGTTATAGAACAATGTAACGGATGCGATTCAGATACACATTTGGGGAAGAAAAAACTAACACTTACAGTTATCTCTaaatcaaaaccccctttaGGCAGGATTACATACTAATAATTAACATCATATCACGGCATAAAAAAGAGCCCGGTTTATCTTTTTTATAGTTAATGTACTCTTCTTACTACCAACAAAATACAACGGAAACAAGCAAAGATAAAAACTCGCTTACATCAAAAGCAGTAACTTCCATTTAGAGCTAGACCTTCTATAGATTATCTAACTATATTTTCCTTCTATTCACTTTTTACTGAGCCTCTTTCATCTCatgccaaaagcttcactttTCTTCTGTGGGTTACCCttcatccttttcttttttcgttttcttttctttctcctgTAGTAAATAACAGAAAACCAAACGACAGAATCACCGCAAACCAACTTGCTACCATGAGTTTAACAAAATAAAGAGAATTTTCACAAGTAACCCGTGCAAAAGGCTTCACTTCTAGAACGGTGGTAGTAGCATCACAGTTAGCATCCTCTTGATATCATCTACGGTTAAAAAACAGAAAATCTGGGTGATTGACCCGATGCTTTCTTAGAAAGTTGTCAGCATCCTGCAAAAGAATGCTGGCTAACTGGTGTTCACATCCACCACTCGACGTCCACAATGAACCTCTGAATTTGTATGAAGCAAGGCCAAAAGCAGGTAACAACATCTTAGGGACACCATCCATGTCACTTGGATATGTCAATACAGGAACCCGGTCATCTTGTACACCTGAAACATAATCAAAGAAGAGACAGGTTTCACATTTAAAATCTAGTTATACTTCACACGTAATGAAATCATCCTCGATATCTGTCTACCATATTGTACGTCCATTTTGACATGGAAGCATGCACGTACAAGGGATAAGACAAGATAAACTTGGGCATAATGCAGATATCAGCATACGTGGTGCATTGACAATAACTTTCTTTGATCAACAATGCTAAATCCCCACATTGTAGTAAATGctaaaattaaaagataaaatCTGTAAGAAAATCAACTACATAAGCAGTTAAACTAATATATGGCATATGATTTTGTTATTTCATTATGCTATATGAATAACATTcatctctcccagaccctgcgtaaagcgggagccttgtgcactgggtacgaccttttttattaTGCTATATGAATAAAAGATATATTATCAGACCAAATCACCAAACGAAACAACGTGGTATCCCATTTATGATGTATGATTACAATTTATAAAATCagaccaaaacaacaaaatgaaataaCGTGTCATCTCAAGAGTATCAATTATGCAGACCAAATGTCAGGGAACAAACTTCCATCCTAAGCAAAACTAAAAGGGTTAAAAAGTACCTCTCATGGGTGTAAAAAGTGAATGGTATGTTAGAAAGCACGCATCAAGATCCTTTAGAGTTGGTCCTGTTGGAATCCTATAAATTGGATACCTGAAAAGGTCATACCAAAACCAATTAGTCACACGACAGTGTACAACGGGTAAACAAAAACAGTGATCTATAGTACCATGCAACAGATATCCAACTGGATGACAGTAGATCACAGCTTCTTAGTGTCTTTAGCTCAGGAAAATGGAACGCAAGATCTAGTATCTGTAGAAAGGGAAAGTTCAGAACAACATCCAAAAAAAGGGAGGTCATAAATAGCAAGATATATTACTATTTGttctagagagaaatgaaaTTATAACCTTGTCAGCTAAAGGCTCACGGCAATAAGGAAGGTCCCGTTCAAAATACTCAAAGAgtaagcaaccttgagaatttATAGATTCGCCCTCATCACTGGAACAGTCTTCGTGGGGTGGTAAATGCGGGTCTCTTAAAGATAATCTTTCTATCCTACGAGGAATTTCACTAGATATAATTTGGTGATTCCGCTGCTCACTCAAATATTTTAGTCTATCA
The nucleotide sequence above comes from Malus sylvestris chromosome 16, drMalSylv7.2, whole genome shotgun sequence. Encoded proteins:
- the LOC126608820 gene encoding uncharacterized protein LOC126608820 codes for the protein MAVSIPIVAIVTSLHLIAFIFAVGAERRRSTAKIVPDEYDERTYCVYGTDASTVYGLAACGLLLVSQAVINGVTRCLCCGKGLVTGSSTTWTVFFFVFSWTTFLGAEACLLAGSAKNAYHTKYRGIFNADDLSCSTLRKGVFAAGAALTLLSLAGSSLYYWAHSKADTGGWEKHRNEGLDMSSSNYGQHEQQQQQASGFQKV
- the LOC126608807 gene encoding uncharacterized protein LOC126608807 — protein: MLGTGLQVTRGRGEDRFYNPARARRAHQNQKAELLRRAQSDVTPSPSPSLKGNPNREPENRTGSDEPPKPVAVPAFEPVVKPLSNLERFLQSVSPSVPAQYLSKRTMRGLSTCDVEYQPYFVLGDLWESFKEWSAYGAGVPLILNDSDSVVQYYVPYLSGIQIYGHSVKLATKTRRPDEDSDSDFRDSSSDGSCEYETDRLKYLSEQRNHQIISSEIPRRIERLSLRDPHLPPHEDCSSDEGESINSQGCLLFEYFERDLPYCREPLADKILDLAFHFPELKTLRSCDLLSSSWISVAWYPIYRIPTGPTLKDLDACFLTYHSLFTPMRGVQDDRVPVLTYPSDMDGVPKMLLPAFGLASYKFRGSLWTSSGGCEHQLASILLQDADNFLRKHRVNHPDFLFFNRR